GTCATCTATATTTTATAGATTGTTAGATAGACCTAAATAGGTCTAAATTGTAGTTGGTAATGTTAATGTGAAGTATCATCTTAGTAGTGGCAATATCCCCGAAATTCTATGGATTGGGCACGTTTACTTACCCCTTCCGAATGTAGATTCGATACAACATTATAGAAATTTGATTGATAAATAACTAGCTTATTAGTAAATCCACTGTTGAGTTCGATGACTCCTTTAATCTGAATTTCTCAATGTGACAAATATAGTCATGCCCGTGACTACCAAAAGCAATATATCTTACTTGGCCCTCTCGTCTAGCAGTTGGGGATTATGATAAAATGATTGAACTCTCACTTGCTACCTTCGAAGTCCCAGAAATGCTGTTACAGGTAGTCATTGCCATTGCAATCGGCGGGTTAATCGGATTAGAACGAGAGAAAGAGTCATCTGATAAGTATGCTGGCCTTCGAACACTTGCACTTCTTTGTGGATCTGGTCCGGTTATGGTCCACTATGCGGAGATTGTCGAATATCCTGTACTTGTGGTGATTTATTTGGGACTAGCGTTAGCTATCGCTTTATCAATAATTTATATTAGATATACTGTAGCGCTGGAGGATCTGGGATTCACAACATCCGTTACTGTTTTTCTTGTGGCACTGCTTGGGATTCTGGTTGGATATGGGCAGTACATCGAAGCATCCTCAATTGCTATCATTACTGCCTTTTTACTCGCCGAAAAACACCGAATGTCGAGCTATGTTGATAGCCTAACATATACAGAGTTGACGGACACATTAAAACTTGGTGCGCTAGTATTTATACTATATCCAATCCTTCCTGCAGAACCAATTGATCCATATGGCGTAGTAAGTCTACGGGAGGTTCTAGTATTTGCTATATTTGTCCTCTTGATAGAGTTCTCTGGATACATCTCAATGCGTCAGTTCGGGGGCTCTAAAGGACTTCAGCTAACCGGAATCCTAGCGGGAATGGCGAATTCGTTCGCGACGGCTGCGGTTATGGCTCGAATGGCGAATCAATCCCGGGACGCCCTTGATGCCGCTTCATCGGGTATTATGTTGTCCGTGGTCTCAATGATCATTCGTAATGTTGGTCTCGCTTCAGTTCTCGCCTTCGCGATCTTTTGGACAATATGGCAGCCCGCTGCTGCAATGATTGGATTAGCTCTCCTCATTGCTTACGTATTAGTGAAAACTGGAGATTATTACGAAGAGTTCAATATCGACATTGATTCACCATTTTCATTTAAATCAGCCGCGAAATTCGCCATCATCTATGTTGCAATTACTATCATGTCCGTCGCTTCTCAGAATGTATTAGGTGATATGGGGCTCTTTATGACGGCTTATACAGGAGGTCTTGTCTCCTCAGCTGCAGTCGCGGTGTCGGCTGCCACAGTATACAATCAGGGGACAGTAAGTGTTGAGGCAGCTGGAGGAATGGTCATGTTAGGTATCATGGCAAGTTTAACATCGAAAATCGTTTTAATTGAATTGATTAACGGACAAATGCGATTGAAAGCAATGGTACCGATGATTGTGATTGGTGTTTTAGGTCTTAGTATTTACTTTTTCATATAATGTCACAAAGAACGTACTCTAGCGCGATCATCTCCGAAACATCCATTTATCCCTTGGAGTGAATTCTATAGAGAAGAAGACCACTACATGACTATCCCATCGGTCGTCGATACGACTCGTTTGCTGCTAATCCGACATGGGCAAACTGCACACAATAGGAAAGGAATCACTCAGGGTCATGCAAATATTCCGCTGGAAGAAAAGGGAATCAAGCAAGCGAAAGCACTCCGAAATCGATTAGAAAACGAATCAATAGATCAGATTTATGCCAGTGATTTGGACCGAGCAAGTCAAACGGCTACAATTGTAGCTGAACCTCATGATTTGACAGTCAACACGGCTACTGAACTCAGAGAACGAAGCTTCGGAATTTACGAAGGTCGATCCAAGAACGACCTAATCGAGGTCGCAGAAGCAGCAGATGAACCATATAGTACTTTTCGTCCCTGCGAAGGTGAAAACGTAGATGACGCTGTAACTCGAAGTCTCCCTAAGATAGAGAAAATTCTTCAATCTTCAATTGGGGAGACCATTCTTATTGTAGCTCATGGTAGTCTGAACCGAGCGATTATCTCTTCAATGCTGTGTGGAGACTGTTCTCTCGCAGACAGGTTTTCCCAAGAAAATACTGCCATAAACGAAATAAGCTATAATGGTGATTGGAATATCAAACGGGTGAACGATTCAGCACATCTAGATTTTCCTATTTGATGATGGAGAAATATCTGCCTGCCGTGACAAACAAGTATGGGGTTGCACGCAATCCATTATGTCGAAGGTTTGGTTGAGGACCATATCATCAGTAAGTATCAACGAAGACCTCGGTCTTGACGAAGCACCACTCAATCCGGAAACCATAGAGTACAAGATCGTCGTTCAGTCCAAATTCGAAGATATTAACGGTCGGATCGTGTGATCCATCTATTATGAAGGAATCGAGATCTATGAGTGAGTAGTGACGTGTCGTGCGGTTATTTATAAGATCACTGCATAAAGCCACGTCATGCCTGAGATACCAGATACTCTTCGCCTGCTCTTTACAGCGGATCTCCAACAGCGAGAGGAGAAACACATCATCGAACTACCAGCGGATCAGGTCGGTAGCCCGGATTCAGCGATCACACCCGGAGAACAGTACCGTGTCGCGATCATAGAATTTCACAGAGCTACTGAGCAAACATCCGAGTCCGGGGAACGTTCAACCCGAGAACCCCCTGAGAATGCTCAGAACCCTCCGGTGGCAGAGGACGAGGTTCGCACAGTCACTATTGAAGCCCTTGGAGACCAGGGCGATGGCATCGCAAAAGTGGAGCGGGGCTACGTTCTGATCGTCCCCGGTGGAGAACCTGGTGATGAACTAACCGTCCGAATCGACGAGGTACGGGAGACCGTCGGATTCGCGCAGATGATCAGCGGAGAGAAATAGCGCTTTTCTATCCAGCCATCACAAAAAAGACTCACTTGCTTCGAGAGCTCCGCCGACTCCTCCGGTTCG
This region of Halalkalicoccus sp. CGA53 genomic DNA includes:
- a CDS encoding histidine phosphatase family protein gives rise to the protein MTIPSVVDTTRLLLIRHGQTAHNRKGITQGHANIPLEEKGIKQAKALRNRLENESIDQIYASDLDRASQTATIVAEPHDLTVNTATELRERSFGIYEGRSKNDLIEVAEAADEPYSTFRPCEGENVDDAVTRSLPKIEKILQSSIGETILIVAHGSLNRAIISSMLCGDCSLADRFSQENTAINEISYNGDWNIKRVNDSAHLDFPI
- a CDS encoding MgtC/SapB family protein; the protein is MIELSLATFEVPEMLLQVVIAIAIGGLIGLEREKESSDKYAGLRTLALLCGSGPVMVHYAEIVEYPVLVVIYLGLALAIALSIIYIRYTVALEDLGFTTSVTVFLVALLGILVGYGQYIEASSIAIITAFLLAEKHRMSSYVDSLTYTELTDTLKLGALVFILYPILPAEPIDPYGVVSLREVLVFAIFVLLIEFSGYISMRQFGGSKGLQLTGILAGMANSFATAAVMARMANQSRDALDAASSGIMLSVVSMIIRNVGLASVLAFAIFWTIWQPAAAMIGLALLIAYVLVKTGDYYEEFNIDIDSPFSFKSAAKFAIIYVAITIMSVASQNVLGDMGLFMTAYTGGLVSSAAVAVSAATVYNQGTVSVEAAGGMVMLGIMASLTSKIVLIELINGQMRLKAMVPMIVIGVLGLSIYFFI
- a CDS encoding TRAM domain-containing protein — protein: MPEIPDTLRLLFTADLQQREEKHIIELPADQVGSPDSAITPGEQYRVAIIEFHRATEQTSESGERSTREPPENAQNPPVAEDEVRTVTIEALGDQGDGIAKVERGYVLIVPGGEPGDELTVRIDEVRETVGFAQMISGEK